Proteins encoded by one window of Mercenaria mercenaria strain notata chromosome 4, MADL_Memer_1, whole genome shotgun sequence:
- the LOC123553426 gene encoding protein AMN1 homolog: MSAMVKLDVSGIVYGSVSTLLDSCIKSVVNNFEKNADHVGSLPANLKDKCIYLMSKRGLLTDYNIGKVVHDKVKVLDLADCEISDIGLSAMCKCPQLRKVDLNSNKQSRTNITSEGICRLARSCRHLQTVYLRRCINITDIAIETLSRSCPQLRLLNIGGCQNITDSSLQVLGENSKFLKSINFANTKVSDAGIMKLVSGQCAASLTEMHINGCQKVTDEAVEAIMQFCPQINILIFHGCPNITEQSRQALEDLTVSRSSPMKQVTWTIY, encoded by the exons ATGTCAGCAATGGTGAAACTGGACGTTTCAGGAATTGTTTATGGGTCTGTCTCTACTTTACTAGACAG CTGTATCAAGTCTGTTGTTAACAATTTTGAGAAGAATGCAGATCACGTTGGAAGTTTACCGGCAAACTTGAAGGATAAATGTATCTATCTGATGTCAAAGCGTGGACTTCTCACAGATTATAACATTGGAAAA GTTGTACATGACAAAGTGAAAGTGTTAGACCTCGCAGATTGTGAGATCTCAGATATTGGCCTCTCAGCAATGTGCAAATGTCCGCAGCTACGGAAGGTAGATCTCAACTCTAATAAGCAGTCCAGAACTAATATCACATCAGAAG GGATATGCAGGCTAGCTAGATCATGCCGACACCTACAGACAGTCTATCTGCGGAGATGTATAAATATAACAGACATTGCCATAGAAACGCTGTCAAGGTCATGTCCTCAGTTAAGATTGCTGAACATTGGTGGATGTCAGAATATTACAGATTCTTCACTACAAGTTCTTGGAGAAAACAGCAAATTCCTAAAAAGCATAAATTTTGCAAATACCAAG GTGTCAGATGCTGGTATAATGAAACTTGTGTCAGGACAGTGTGCTGCTTCATTGACG GAAATGCACATCAATGGCTGTCAGAAAGTAACAGATGAAGCTGTAGAGGCAATAATGCAGTTCTGTCCTCAGATAAACATCTTGATCTTCCATGGTTGTCCCAACATCACAG AACAATCAAGACAAGCTCTAGAAGATCTGACAGTATCACGGTCCTCCCCTATGAAACAAGTGACATGGACAATTTACTGA